Below is a window of Streptomyces sp. NBC_00223 DNA.
GCGCGGGTGCGGCCTGCGGGCCGGTGGCCGCCTGATCGTTATCCGCGCGGGCGGACGGCCCGCCTGCCGGTGGTGGGTGTCCTGCGCGGCCCTCTCCCCCGCTTGCCGGGCGGGGCCCGGTGGTCTGGCGTCCGTTGTCCGCGGGGGCGGACGGTCCGCCCGCCCGCTCGCGCGGCGGGTGCGCGGGTGCGGCCTGCGGGCCGGTGGCCGCCTGATCGTTGTCCGCGCGGGCTGACGGCCCGCCTGCCGGCGGTGGGGGCGTGGTCTCGCTCGGGTGTCCCGCGCGGCCGTCTCCCCCGCTTGCCGGGTGGGGCCCGGTGGTCTGGCGTCCGTTGTCCGCGCGGGCGGACGGTCCGCCTGCCGGCGGTGGGGGTGTGGTCTCGCTCGGGTGTCCCGCGCGGCCGTCTCCCCCGCTTGCCGGGTGGGGCCCGGTGGTCTGGCGTCCGTTGTCCGCGCGGGCGGACGGTCCGCCTGCCGGCGGTGGGGGTGTGGTCTCGCCCGGGTGTCCGGCGCGGCTGTCCTCCCCGGTTGCCGGGCGGGGGTCGGTGGTGGCGGGTTCGTTGTTCGTGGGGGCGGAGTCCCCGTCGGCCTGGTCGGGGGGCGGGGTCACGAGGGGGCTCCCTGGGGGCGGGGGGATTCGTCGACGATGTCCTGCGCCTGGATCGCCGTGATCGCGACCGTGTTCACGATGTCCTGCACCAGCGCGCCGCGCGACAGATCGTTCACCGGCTTGCGCAGCCCCTGGAGGACCGGGCCGACCGCCACCGCGCCCGCCGAGCGCTGCACGGCCTTGTACGTGTTGTTGCCCGTGTTCAGGTCGGGGAAGACCAGCACTGTCGCCTGCCCGGCCACCGCCGACCCCGGCATCTTCGTGGCGGCCACCGAGGGCGCCACCGCCGCGTCGTACTGGATCGGCCCCTCGACCAGCAGGTCGGGACGGCGCTCGCGCACCAGATCCGTGGCCCGGCGGACCTTGTCCACGTCCGCGCCCGTACCCGAGGTGCCCGTGGAGTACGACAGCATGGCGATCCTCGGCTGCACGTCGAAGCGCAACGCCGTGCCCGCCGCCTGGATCGCGATGTCGGCGAGCTGTTCGGCGTCCGGGTCCGGGTTGACCGCGCAGTCGCCGTAGACCAGGACCTTGTCGGCCAGGCACATGAAGAACACCGAGGAGACGACGGCCGCGTCCGGCCGGGTCTTGATGATCTCGAAGGCCGGGCGGATCGTCGCGGCCGTGGAGTGCACCGCGCCCGAGACCATGCCGTCGGCCAGGCCCTCCTGGACCATGAGCGTGCCGAAGTACGACACGTCCGCGACCACGTCGTACGCCAGCTCGTAGGAGACGCCCTTGTGCGCGCGGAGCTTGGCGTACTGGGCGGCGAAACGGTCCCGCAGCGGTGACGTCTGAGGGTCGATGATCGCCAGATTGGGGTCGTCGAGCGCGATGCCGAGGTCGCCGGCCCGCTTGCGCACGGCGTCCTCCTCGCCGAGCAGGGTCAGCTCGCAGACGCCACGGCGCAGCAGCACCTCCGTGGCGCGCAGTATCCGGTCCTCCGCTCCCTCCGGCAGGACGATCCGCCGCCGGTGCGCCCGGGCCCGCTCCAGCAGGGCGTGCTCGAACATCATCGGGGTGACCCGGGCCGACCTCGCCACCGAGAGGCGTTCGGTCAGCTCGGCGGTGTTCACATGGGTCTCGAACAGGCCCAGCGCGGTCTCCGCCTTGCGCGGGGTGCCCGCGCCCAGCTTGCCGTCGAGTCCGGACAGCTCGGCGGCGGTCGGGAAGGAGCCGGTGGGCACCGCGAGCACGGGGGTGCCGGGGGCCAGCCGGTTGGCCAGCGCCAGGATGTCCGGGCCGGGCCGCTCGTCCAGGGTGAGCAGCACGCCCGCGATGGGCGGGGAGCCCGCGGAGTGCGCGGCCAGCGATCCGATGATCAGATCGGCCCGGTCGCCCGGGGTCACCACGACACAGCCCGGGGTCAGCCGCGGCAGGAAGGTCGGCAGCATCGCACCGCCGAAGACGAAGTCCAACGCGTCCCTGGCCAGCCCCGCGTCGTCGCCGAGCAGCACCTGCGCGCCCATCGTCTCCACGATCTGCGCGACCGTCGGCGCCGACAGCGCGGGCTCGTCGGGCAGCACGTACACCGGTACGGGCAGCGTCCGGCCGAGCTGCTCGGCGGTGTCCTCGACCACCCCGGGGTCCACCCGGTTGGCGATCATCGCGATCACGTCGCAGCCGAGGTTGGTGTACGCGTGGTGGGCGTTGCGGACCTCGGCGACGATCGACTCGGCGCTCTGGTGGCGACCTCCTATCACCGCGAGCACGGAGGCCCCGCACTCGTTGGCCAGCCGCGCGTTCACCCCCAGCTCGGCGGGCAGGTTGGTGCCCGCGAAGTCGGAACCGAGGATGAGCACCGTGTCGTAGGACTCGGCGACCCGCAGATAGCCCTCCACCAGCCGGGCGGTCAGCGCCTCCTGGCCCTGCTCGGCCTGGAGCGCGGCGGCCTCCTCGTAGCCCATGCCGAAGACGGTGGACAGGTCCTGGGTGAGGCGGTAGCGGCCGCGCAGCAGCTCGAAGATCCGGTCAGGGGTGTCGTGCACCAGCGGGCGGTAGACACCGACCCGGTCCACCTGCCGGGTCAGCAGCTCCATCACCCCCAGCTCCACGACCTGGCGGCCGTCACCGCGGCCGATCCCCGTGACATAGACGCTGCGCGTCACCCCTGTGCTCCGATCTCCTGGCTTCCCGGCGCCCCGGTTTCCCGGTTCCGCGTACGGGCGTACGCAGACAAAACGCTAACGCGCCCGCGAAACGCGTGCCCACCGAGGTCACCTGGCGGACACGCACCGCCGGGGCGGCACGCTCAGCCGCAGCTCAGCACCCGCGCCGATGGTTCCCCCTCGCGGGGTGCCGGGGATCGCCGCGCGGTGCACGTAGGGTGAACACGAGCGGACAAGGAGGGCGACGCGGTGGAGATCCTCGCGACCGGAGTGCAGCGCGACGAGCGGCCCCTGCTGGAGCGGGCCTTCGCGCCCCGCCACGGGATCCACTGTGTGGAGACCTTTCTGACCCCTGACACCCTCCCGCTCGCCCAGGGTTACGAGGCCGTCTGCACCAGTGTGAACTCCCAGTTGGACGCGCCCGCCCTGGAGACCCTGGTACGCGGCGGGACCCGGCTGATCACCCAGCGGTCCACCGGCTACAACAACATCGACCTCGCCCACGCCGAACGCCTCGGCATGACCGTCGCCCGGGTCGCCCGCTACTCCCCGTACGCGGTCGCCGAGTTCGCCTGGACGCTGGCCGGCGCGCTCAACCGCAAGATGGTGCGGGCCGCGAGCCGCACCCGGGACTTCGACTTCCGGCTCGACGGCCTGCTCGGCCGGGACTTCCACGGCCGTACGGCCGGGGTGATCGGCACCGGCGCCATCGGCACCGCCTTCACCGCGATCGCCCGCGGCTACGGGATGCGGCTGCTCGGCTGGGACATCACCGCCAACCCCGAGTGCGCCGAGATGGGCATGGAGTACGTCGAACTGGACCGGCTGCTGCGGGAGTCGGACCTGATCAGCCTGCACGTACCGCTGATGCCCTCGACCCACCATCTGCTCGGCGCCCGGCGGCTGGCCGAGATCAAGGACGACGCGCTGCTGATCAACACCAGCCGCGGCGGCCTGATCGACGCCGAGGCGCTGGTGGAGACCCTGCGCGAGGGCCGGCTCGGCGGAGTGGGTCTGGACGTGTACGAGGAGGAGGCCGGAATCTTCTTCTACGACAAGTCACTTGAGGTGATGACCGATGACGTTCTCGCCCGGCTGCTGACCTTCACCAATGTGCTGATCACCTCGCACCAGGCGTACTACACGGTGGACGCGGTCGAGGAGATCGTCGCGGCGACCGTTCGGAATGTGGACGACTATCTCGCGGGAAGGATCACGGAGTGCACCCTGATCCCGAAGTCCCCGTGATCCGCTCTCCGTTGACCATCTGACACCCTGACTGGAGACGCCTCTCATGCGTATCGGAGTCCTCACCGCCGGCGGCGACTGCCCCGGCCTCAACGCCGTCATCCGGTCGGTCGTGCACCGCGCGCTGACCGGCCACGGCGACGAGGTCATCGGCTTCGAGGACGGCTTCGTCGGACTGCTGGAGGGCCGCTTCCGGCCCCTGGACCTCAACTCCGTCAGCGGCATCCTGGCCCGGGGCGGGACGATACTGGGTTCGGCGAGGCTGGAGCGCGCCCGGCTGCGCGAGGCCGCGGACAACGCGGACGACCTGTGCACGCAGTACGGGATCGACGTGCTCATCCCGATCGGCGGCGAGGGCACACTGACCGCCGCCCGGATGCTGTCCGACGCCGGGATGCCGGTCGTCGGCGTGCCCAAGACCATCGACAACGACATCAACGGCACCGACCGCACCTTCGGCTTCGACACCGCCGTCACCGTCGCCACCGAGGCCATCGACCGGCTCAAGACCACCGCGGAGTCGCACCAGCGGGTGATGGTGGTCGAGGTCATGGGCCGGCACGCCGGGTGGATCGCCCTGGAGGCCGGCATGGCCGGCGGCGCCCACGGCATCTGCGTGCCCGAGCGGCCCTTCGACCCCGACGACCTGGTGGCGATGGTCGAGGAGCGCTTCGCCCGCGGCAAGCGGTTCGCCGTGATCTGCGTCGCGGAGGGCGCCCACCCGGCCAAGGACACGATGGAGTACGGCGTCGGCGAGATCGACAAGTACGGCCACGAGCGCTTCACCGGTATCGGCACGACGCTGGCCCGCGAACTGGAACTGCGGCTGGGCAAGGAGGCCCGCCCGGTGATCCTCGGCCATGTCCAGCGCGGCGGCGTGCCGACCGCGTACGACAGGGTGCTGGCCACGCGCTTCGGCTGGCACGCGGTGGAGGGCGCGCACAGCGGCTGCTTCGGCCACATGGCCGCCCTGCACGGCAACCGCATCGCCATGGTCCCGCTCGCCGACGCGATCACCCATCTCAAGACCGTCCCCGAGGACCGGATCGAAGAAGCCGAATCGGTGTTCTAGGGTCCGGGTACGCTGGGCGGGTACCCGCGGGGCGCGGGCACGGCCGGGCAGCACTTCGGCCGTGCCGTGGCCCCGCACGCCCAGCAGAGACGTGACCCACCGGTTCGACCGTGCGCACACCTGAGGTTCTTTTTCGGCCTGTGCAACCTTTTGGCATTTCCGCCCGTCTTCCGGAGAGCGCTGCGATGAGTGCACGGAAGGACCAAAAGTGTTGAAAGCCAGCATCGTCGTACCCATATACAACGCCGGTGAGTACATCGACGACTGTGCTCCGTCACTGACGGGACAGAGCCTGGGGACCGACGACTACGAGGTGATATACGTCGACGACGGTTCCACGGACGACTCCCTGGAACGTCTGCGCCGCCTCGCCGAGCTCCACCCGCATGTCCAGGTGCACACCCAGGAGAATTCCGGCTGGCCGGGCAAACCGCGCAATGTCGGCGTCAGGCTCGCCCGCAGCGAATATGTGCATTTCGTGGACCAGGACGACGAAATCGCCCCCGACGCCCTGGAACGCCTTTACGACCTGGCCGTGCGCAATGACTCGGACATCGTCTTCGGCAAGACCTACGGCGAAATGCGCGGCCCGGCGGACATATTCCGTCACCACCGCGAGCGCTGTTCCGTCGAGGACACCGATCTCTTCGAGACCCTCACCCCGCACAAGATGTTCCGCCGGCAGTTCCTGCTCGACAACGACATCCTCTTCCCCGAGGGCCGGGTCCGGCTGGAGGACCAGCTCTTCCTGGCCCACGCCTACCCCCTGGCCAAGACGGTGTCGATACTCGGCGAGCACCCGTCGTACCACTGGCACAAGCGCACCGACGGCAACAACAACAGCAGCACCCCGCCGCGTCCCGAGGACTACTACGGGCATCTGCGCAACGTCGTCCGCGCGATCAAGGAACACTCCGAGCCCGGCCCGGTGCAGGACCGTATGCTGCGCCGCAACTACCGCACCGAGATACTGCGCCCGGTCACCGAGCCGCGGGTGCTCCAGCGCACCGGCGAGGAGCTGGAGCGCTACTTCACCATCGTCCGCGACCTGGTGCGCGAGGAGTTCCCGCCCGGTGTCTCGGCCGGTTTCCCGGCCATCGCCTCCCTGCGCGGCCATCTGCTGGAGACCGGCAGGCTCGACTCCCTGGTCGAACTGGCCCGCCGCACCCGGGGCATCGCCCTGCGCTACGAGGTCGGCACCACCGGCTGGCGCGGCGGCAGGCTGACCATTCCGGTCCGGGCCTGGCTGGTCCGCGCCGACGGGCAGCCGGTGACCCTGCTGCGCAGCGGCGACCGGCTGCTGCTCGACCCCGTGCTGCTCGACGGCGTGCCGGGCGTGGACGAGTGGGAGGTCAAGGACCCCTTCTCGCAGGTGCACGGCGAGGTCGTGGTCAAGGACACCACGCGCTCGACGTGGTGGTACGCCGAGAACGACATGGTGCCCCGGCTCGAACCGCTCGAAGGCGACCTGTGCCATGTCGTGCTGTCCGCCGACGCGGTGATCGACCCGCTGAAGCTGGCCGGCGGCGCTCCGATGACCCCCGGACGGCACGAGGTGTGGCTCGACACCCAGCTGCTGGGCCTGGGCCGGCGGCCCCGGCTGACGCTGCCCAAGAAGGCGACCAAGGCCCAGCTGCGCGACGCCCGCCAGGGCTCGCGGCAGGCCGTCGTCGGCACACCGCCGCGCGTGGTCGGCACCGGCTGGACCGGGCAGAACCAGCAGCTCGAACTCCAGGTCTCGCCGCCGCGGCAGATGCCGGCGGCCCGCGCGCTGCTGCTGCGGCTCAGCACCGACGACCGGCTGCGCACGCCGGCCAACGCGGTGGGGCGCAGGCTGCCCAAGGGCCTGCGCAAGCGGCTGCGCCGGGTGCTGAAGTCCGCCGGGCGCTGACCGCCGGCCACTGACCGCCGTGCCCCGAACCCGCCCGTGTCCCGGGCGGGTTCGGCGCGTCCCGGGTTCCGCGCGCGAGGGGGCGCCGCGCGGGATCAGGACGGCCGCAGCCACACCGTCGCCAGCGGCGGCAGCGTCAGCGCGATGCTGTGCCGGCGGCCGTTCCACGCCGTGGGCTCGCTCTTCACCGGCCCCTCGACCGGCACCCCGCTGCCGCCGTAACGCTCCTCGTCGGTGTTGAGCACCGGCGTCCACAGGCCCTCGGGCACCCCGAGCCGGTACTCCTGCCGCACGACGGGGGAGAAGTTGCTGACCGACAGCAGCGGGCGGCCCTCGGTGTCGAAGCGCAGGAAGGAGAACGTGTTGTCCTCCGCCGCGCCGCCGTCCACCCACTCGAAGCCGCCGGGGTCGGTGTCGCGCTGCCACAGCGCGGGCGTGGCCGCGTAGACCGCGTTCAGATCGCGTACCAGGTCGCGCACCCCGCGGTGGTCGCCGGCCGCCGAGTAGGTCTCGTCCAGCAGCCACCAGTCCGGGCCGCTGTCGTGCGACCACTCCGCGCCCTGGGCGAACTCCTGGCCCATGAAGAGCAGTTGCTTGCCCGGGTGGGCCCACATGAAGGCCAGATACGCCCGGTGGTCGGCGCGCTGCCGCCACCAGTCGCCCGGCATCTTGGAGACCAGCGCGCGCTTGCCGTGCACCACCTCGTCGTGCGAGATCGGCAGTACGTAGTTCTCGCTGTACGCGTAGACCATCGAGAACGTCATCTCGTCGTGGTGGTACTTGCGGTGCACCGGCTCGTGCTCCATGTACGCCAGCGAGTCGTGCATCCAGCCCATGTTCCACTTCAGACCGAAGCCGAGGCCGCCGAAGCCGGTCGGGCCGACATGGTGGGTGGCCCGGGTCACCCCGTCCCACGCGGTGGACTCCTCGGCGATGGTGACCGCGCCGGGACAGCGCCGGTACACCGTGGCGTTCATCTCCTGGAGGAACGCCACCGCGTCCAGGTTCTCCCGCCCTCCGTACGCGTTGGGCAGCCAGTCGCCGCCCTCGCGCGAGTAGTCCAGGTAGAGCATCGAGGCGACCGCGTCGACCCGCAGCCCGTCGATGTGGAACTCCTCGCACCAGTACACCGCGTTGGCGACCAGGAAGTTGCGCACCTCGGTACGGCCGAAGTCGAACTCCAGGGTCCCCCAGTCCGGGTGCTCGGCCCGGCGCGGGTCGGCGGGCTCGTACAGCGGCTCGCCGTCGAATCTGGCGAGCGCCCAGTCGTCCTTGGGGAAGTGCGCGGGCACCCAGTCCATGATCACGCCGATCCCGGCCCGGTGCAGCGCGTCCACCAGGAAACGGAAGTCGTCCGGCGAGCCCAGCCGCGAGGTCGGGGCGTAGTACGAGGTCACCTGGTAGCCCCACGAGCCGCCGAAGGGATGCTCGGCGACCGGCATCAACTCCACGTGCGTGAAGCCGAGTTCCTGTACGTACGAAGGGAGCTGTTCGGCCAGTTGACGGTAGTTCAGGCCCGGTCTCCAGGAGGGCAGATGGACCTCGTACACCGACAGCGGCGCCCGGTGCACGGGGGTGTCCGCGCGGTGGTCCATCCACTCCCGGTCGGCCCAGGTGTAGTCGGACGCGGTGACCACCGAGGCGGTCGCGGGCGGCAGTTCGGTGGCCCGGGCCATCGGGTCGGCCTTCATGCCCCGCGAGCCGTCCGGGCGGGTGATCTCGTACTTGTACGCCGTGCCCGCCCCGACCCCCGGCACGAACAGCTCCCACACCCCGGAGGCGCCCAGCGACCGCATCGGGAACGCGGTGCCGTCCCAGAAGGCGAAGTCGGCCGCGAGCCGCACCCCGCGCGCGTTCGGCGCCCACACCGCGAACCGGGTGCCGGCCACCCCGCCGTGCGTCATCGGCTCCGAGCCGAGCGCCTTCCACAGCTGCTCGTGCCGCCCCTCCCCGATCAGATGCAGGTCCAGCTCCCCGAGCGCGGGCAGAAAGCGGTACGGGTCCTCCACCAGGTGCTCGCCGTCCTCGTACCTGACCGCGAGTTCGTACGCCGCCGGGACCGCGCTCAGCGGCAGCACCGCCGAGAACAGCCCGTCACCCTCGGAGGCCAGCTCGGCCCGCAGCCCGTCGGCGACCACGGCCACGCCCAGGGCGAACGGCCGCAGCGCCCGGAACCGCACCCCGCCCGCCTCGGGGTGCGCGCCGAGCAGGGCGTGCGGGTCGTGGTGGGCGCCGTTCAGCAGCCGCCACCGCTCGCCCTCGTCGAGGCCGCCCTGGACCGGAGCGCTCCTGCCCGGGCCGCCCGTGGGCGCGGCGGCCGGCGGGCGCGGGGTTTTCGGCGCCCGGACCGGCTCCTGGGCAGGGGAGGGGGAGGGGGAGGGGGTGACCGCCGCGGACCTGGGGGCCGTGCCGGAGGCGGCCGGGTGCGGGGTGGTCGCGCCGTAGCCGCGGGCGGCGGCCTCGGTGGAGCCCTCGGTGCCGCGGCGTTCGGGCGGGGTGTCGGGGTGCGGGAACTTCGGGGGGGTCACGGCGGGTCTCCTCGGCGGGGGTCGGGGCGGGTCGGCGGGGTCGGGGGCGGCGGAACGGAGGCCGCCGGGGGCGGGTCGGTGCGGGGGTCAGCCCGCCGAGGTCGCCAGGCGGGCCAGGGCGGAGAGGGGGATGGGCAGCCAGGCCGGGCGGTGGCGGGCCTCGTACCTGGCCTCGTACACCGCCTTGTCGGTCTCGAAGGCCCGTATCAGCACGGGCTGTTCGCGCGGGTCGACCCCGCAGACGTCCGCGTAGCCGGCGCAGTAGGCGTCGCGGTGACGGGCCGCCCAGGGGCCGTTGGCGCTGTGGTGGGCGGCGTAGTCGAAGGACCTGAGCATGCCCGCCACGTCCTGGACCGGGGGCGCCGGGCGGCGCCGCTCGGCCAGCGGGCGGGCCGGCTCGCCCTCGAAGTCGATCAGCACCCACGCGCCGTCGGGTCCGCGCAGCGTCTGCCCGAGGTGCAGATCGCCGTGGATGCGCTGGGCGGTCACCCCGCCGCCCACCCCGGCGCTCGCGCCCAGTTTCGTCAGGTCGTCGAAGGCGGCCCGCAGCGCGCCCGTGTAGGGCCGTACCGCGGGCACCTCGGCCGCCGTCTCCTCCAGCCGCCGTGTCATGGCGGTGGAGATACGTTCCAGCGCCCGTCCGTCGAGCTGACGGACCGGCAGCGCGGCGGCCAGCGAACCGTGCACCTCCGCGGTCGCCCGGCCGAGCGCGGTCGCCTCGGCCCGGAAGTCGCCGTCCTCGGCCACCGAGGCCAGCGCCAGCGCCCACCCGTCGCAGGAGCCGGGAAGGAAGCGCTGGAGCACCCCGAGCGTGGTCGGCTCGCCGTCCGGGTCGCCGTCGGCGGCCGGGGACTCGAACCACGCCACCGGCTCGGCGACCCGCCGTGACCCCGCCCTGGCCAGCGCGAGCGACAGCTCCAGATCCGGGTTGGTGCCGGGCGAGACCCGGCGGAAGAGCTTGAGGATGTACGCGTCGCCGTACACCACCGAGGTGTTGGACTGCTCGGCGGTGGACACCCGGGGGGTCAGTCCGGGCGGGAAGGTCACGTCCGGCTCGGTGGTGAAGCGCAGCCCCCCGGTCCGCCCCGGCAGCTTGAGCCGTTCCAGCAGCAGCGCGGCCAGCCGGGGGTCGTGCGGGGCGTCGTAGAGGGTCAGGCCGTCGTAGGGGCCGCCGACCGCCGGGCCGAGCGCGGCGCGCACCAGCGCGGACGGCAGCAGGGGGTGGGCGCCCAGCAGCAGTTGATAGCAGTCCGGAGGGCGGCCGGGCTGCTCCACGTCGACCAGCACGTGCAGCAGCCCCAGCGGGCCGAGCCGCCCGCCGGGAGGGACCAGCTCGGTGGCCGCGGCCAGCCGGAACCGCCCGATGGGCAGACCCTTGCCGGCGAACCAGCGCTGCCGGGGCAGCCAGCCGCGCAGCAGCGGGTCGAGCGAGCGCAGCAGCCCCGGCACCAGGTCACGGCCACCGGCGGAAGGCACACGGGTCCAGGAGCTGTCCGACATGACGTCCTTTCCCCGGGGAGTCGCGCACCCTGCCGTTACGACGAACGGCGGGGGCGCCAGCCTCCCGGATGACGGGTACGGGCTGTCCGGCGACACGGGGAGCCTGCCCCGGGCGGGTGACAGGAAACCGCCGTACGGGCTGCTGGGGTCCTTCTGGATAGTGCCAAAGGAGCAGCGGGCCCGCACCTCGTGAGGCCGGCCGCGCGCCCCCCGGGCGCAAGGGGGGCCGGTCCGGCCGGCCCCCCGCCGTCAGGCCGGATCGCGGCGCAGCCGGAACCAGTAGAAGCCGTGTCCCGCGAGGGTGAGCAGGTACGGCAGCCGGCCGATCGCGGGGAAGCGCACCCCGCCGATCAGCTCGACCGGGTGACGGCCGGTGAACTGCCGCAGGTCCAGCTCGGTGGGCTGGGCGAACCGGGAGAAGTTGTTCACGCACAGCACCAGGTCGTCGCCGTCCTCCCGCAGGAAGGCCAGCACGGCCGGGTTGCTGGACGACAGCTCGGTGTAGGAGCCGACTCCGAACGCCCGGTTCTGCTTGCGGATCTCGATCATCCGCCGGGTCCAGTGCAGCAGCGAGCTGGGTGAGCTCATCTGCGCCTCGACATTGGTGACCTGGTACCCGTAGACCGGGTCCATGATCGTCGGCAGATAGAGCCGGCCGGGGTCGCTGGAGGAGAAGCCGGCGTTGCGGTCCGGGGTCCACTGCATGGGGGTGCGCACGGCGTCCCGGTCGCCGAGCCAGATGTTGTCGCCCATGCCGATCTCGTCGCCGTAGTAGAGGATCGGCGAGCCGGGCAGGGACAGCAGCAGCGCGGTGAACAGCTCGATCTGGTTGCGGTCGTTGTCGAGCAGGGGCGCGAGGCGGCGGCGGATGCCGATGTTGGCCCGCATCCGTGGGTCCTTGGCGTACTCCGCGTACATGTAGTCGCGTTCCTCGTCGGTGACCATTTCGAGGGTCAGCTCGTCATGGTTCCGCAGGAAGATGCCCCACTGACAGGTGGCCGGGATGGCCGGGGTCTTGGCCAGGATTTCCGAGACGGGGTAGCGGGATTCCCGCCGGACCGCCATGAAGATCCGCGGCATCACCGGGAAGTGGAACGCCATGTGGCATTCGTCGCCGCCCTTGCCGAAGTCGCCGAAGTAGTCGACGACGTCCTCGGGCCACTGGTTGGCCTCGGCGAGCAGGACGGTGTCCGGGTACTGCGTGTCGATCTCCGTGCGCACCCGCTTGAGGAAGTCGTGGGTGCGCGGCAGGTTCTCGCAGTTGGTGCCCTCCTCCTGGTAGAGGTACGGCACCGCGTCGAGCCGGAAGCCGTCGATGCCCAGGTCGAGCCAGAAGCGCAGCGCGGCCAGGATCTCCTCCTGCACCCGCGGGTTCTCGTAGTTGAGATCCGGCTGGTGGGAGAAGAACCGGTGCCAGTAGTACTGCTTGCGGACCGGGTCGAAGGTCCAGTTCGAGGTTTCGGTGTCGACGAAGATGACCCGGGCGTCGGCGAACTGCTTGTCGTCGTCCGCCCAGGTGTAGAAGTCCCCGTACGGCCCGGTGGGGTCGCTGCGGGACGCCTGGAACCAGGGGTGCTGGTCGCTGGTGTGGTTCATGACGAAGTCGATGATCACGCGCATGCCGCGCTGGTGCGCGGCGTCCACGAACTCCACGAAATCGGCCAGGTCGCCGAATTCCGGCAGGACCGCCGTGTAGTCCGCCACGTCGTACCCGCCGTCCCGCAGGGGGGAGGCGAAGAACGGCGGCAGCCACAGGCAGTCGACGCCCAGCCATTGCAGATAGTCGAGTTTGGCGGTGATGCCCTTCAGATCTCCGACGCCGTCGCCGTTGCTGTCCTGGAAGGAGCGGACGAGGACTTCGTAGAACACCGCCCGTTTGAACCAGTCGGGATCGCGGTCCTTGGCCGGTGTGTCCTCGAAGGTGTCAGGGACGGGTTCGTTGACGATCAACTGAGTGACCCTCCGATCGATGGAGACGGTCGCAGCGACAGGACGTGCGCGGGCGCGCGGCCCGGTTCGAGGCGCACATAGTTGTCCCTGCCCCAGTGGTAGGTCTCTCCGGTGAGCTCGTCGCGCACCGGAAACGACTCGTGCCAGGAGAGGCCGAGTTCCGGCATGTTCAACGACACGGTGGCCTCCTGGGTGTGGAACGGGTCCAGGTTGACGACCACCAGTACGACGTCGTCGCCGCGACGCTTCGAATAGGCCAGCAGCGCTTCGTTGTCCACGGGGTGGAACGTGAGGTCCCGCAGCTGCTGCAGCGCCGGATGACGG
It encodes the following:
- the treS gene encoding maltose alpha-D-glucosyltransferase; the encoded protein is MIVNEPVPDTFEDTPAKDRDPDWFKRAVFYEVLVRSFQDSNGDGVGDLKGITAKLDYLQWLGVDCLWLPPFFASPLRDGGYDVADYTAVLPEFGDLADFVEFVDAAHQRGMRVIIDFVMNHTSDQHPWFQASRSDPTGPYGDFYTWADDDKQFADARVIFVDTETSNWTFDPVRKQYYWHRFFSHQPDLNYENPRVQEEILAALRFWLDLGIDGFRLDAVPYLYQEEGTNCENLPRTHDFLKRVRTEIDTQYPDTVLLAEANQWPEDVVDYFGDFGKGGDECHMAFHFPVMPRIFMAVRRESRYPVSEILAKTPAIPATCQWGIFLRNHDELTLEMVTDEERDYMYAEYAKDPRMRANIGIRRRLAPLLDNDRNQIELFTALLLSLPGSPILYYGDEIGMGDNIWLGDRDAVRTPMQWTPDRNAGFSSSDPGRLYLPTIMDPVYGYQVTNVEAQMSSPSSLLHWTRRMIEIRKQNRAFGVGSYTELSSSNPAVLAFLREDGDDLVLCVNNFSRFAQPTELDLRQFTGRHPVELIGGVRFPAIGRLPYLLTLAGHGFYWFRLRRDPA
- the glgB gene encoding 1,4-alpha-glucan branching enzyme — its product is MTPPKFPHPDTPPERRGTEGSTEAAARGYGATTPHPAASGTAPRSAAVTPSPSPSPAQEPVRAPKTPRPPAAAPTGGPGRSAPVQGGLDEGERWRLLNGAHHDPHALLGAHPEAGGVRFRALRPFALGVAVVADGLRAELASEGDGLFSAVLPLSAVPAAYELAVRYEDGEHLVEDPYRFLPALGELDLHLIGEGRHEQLWKALGSEPMTHGGVAGTRFAVWAPNARGVRLAADFAFWDGTAFPMRSLGASGVWELFVPGVGAGTAYKYEITRPDGSRGMKADPMARATELPPATASVVTASDYTWADREWMDHRADTPVHRAPLSVYEVHLPSWRPGLNYRQLAEQLPSYVQELGFTHVELMPVAEHPFGGSWGYQVTSYYAPTSRLGSPDDFRFLVDALHRAGIGVIMDWVPAHFPKDDWALARFDGEPLYEPADPRRAEHPDWGTLEFDFGRTEVRNFLVANAVYWCEEFHIDGLRVDAVASMLYLDYSREGGDWLPNAYGGRENLDAVAFLQEMNATVYRRCPGAVTIAEESTAWDGVTRATHHVGPTGFGGLGFGLKWNMGWMHDSLAYMEHEPVHRKYHHDEMTFSMVYAYSENYVLPISHDEVVHGKRALVSKMPGDWWRQRADHRAYLAFMWAHPGKQLLFMGQEFAQGAEWSHDSGPDWWLLDETYSAAGDHRGVRDLVRDLNAVYAATPALWQRDTDPGGFEWVDGGAAEDNTFSFLRFDTEGRPLLSVSNFSPVVRQEYRLGVPEGLWTPVLNTDEERYGGSGVPVEGPVKSEPTAWNGRRHSIALTLPPLATVWLRPS
- a CDS encoding maltokinase N-terminal cap-like domain-containing protein, encoding MSDSSWTRVPSAGGRDLVPGLLRSLDPLLRGWLPRQRWFAGKGLPIGRFRLAAATELVPPGGRLGPLGLLHVLVDVEQPGRPPDCYQLLLGAHPLLPSALVRAALGPAVGGPYDGLTLYDAPHDPRLAALLLERLKLPGRTGGLRFTTEPDVTFPPGLTPRVSTAEQSNTSVVYGDAYILKLFRRVSPGTNPDLELSLALARAGSRRVAEPVAWFESPAADGDPDGEPTTLGVLQRFLPGSCDGWALALASVAEDGDFRAEATALGRATAEVHGSLAAALPVRQLDGRALERISTAMTRRLEETAAEVPAVRPYTGALRAAFDDLTKLGASAGVGGGVTAQRIHGDLHLGQTLRGPDGAWVLIDFEGEPARPLAERRRPAPPVQDVAGMLRSFDYAAHHSANGPWAARHRDAYCAGYADVCGVDPREQPVLIRAFETDKAVYEARYEARHRPAWLPIPLSALARLATSAG